In Bacteroidota bacterium, the genomic window GTTATGTTATAATTAAAAGGTATCATAATCAGCTCTGGTAAAAGAAATCTGATCAATGGGCTGGTCTTTATTAAATCTTAGGAAACCAACAGGTAACTCATCGGTGGATGCTAATCTTTCCTTTAAAAATCCATATAACCAATGGTTCTTACTTAATGACAGTATAATCCTCTTACAACCTAACTTTTTAGCTAGAGAATACATAGTTTGAATGAACTGATCTGTCATTTCTTCTTCAAAAAACACAACATCTCCAATTATTAAATGGGTCTCGGGTTTAACAAAAAAAATAAAATCATTAACTTTTATCAGATATGTATTTCTGCTCTTGTATTTAAAAAAATTCAGATCTTTCTTAATCAGGCCAGATGACAAATTATGATTAAAACTACCAGCAATTTTTTCATCTAGTTTAAGCATGGAGGTCGAAAGAATTAAATTGCAATATATTTTGTACAAAGGCTTTAATAATCTAAATTTTGAAACAAACTCGCATAAAGGAACCGCTTTGCTAAAAAGTTTAAAATCCTGCATAGATCCGAAGAATTCCCAATCCAGTTTAATTTTAAATCCAGGATAAGAGTTATCATTAGGAAAACCAAAAATGAATTGAATATTTTTTTCTTTAGCCAATTCATATGTTTTTTTTGCAAGATCTATAAATAATCCTTTTTTTCGATGTTCTGGAGCAGTCATGGTATCTCCTGACTGAGCAACCAAATAATCATTCCCATCGATAGTCATTGTTATTGGGAATACACCATAATAAGCGCCAGGCTTTCCCTTACCATCATAAGCAATAAATCCAATATCGCGCAGTCCGAACAGATCGGTGGCGTATTTTTGGCGAATTTCTTTTATAGATTTATGTAAATTAAAACACCGCTTATATAATTGTTTTATATGTGCAGCAGAATTTTCATTTATTTGTTTAAAAAAATATTCACTCATAAAACGAAATGTTTAACTGAAGCCCTTTTTAGAGAATGTTTTATTCAATGTAAAAATGTTTGATTCAAAAGTTGTCGTAGCTGAAATGCCGTGACGATTCAGAATACGTGGATCATTCCTATCTGATTCATTTAAATAATTAACTGCCAACTGGCTGGTAAATCCAATCTCTGTTGCCATGTTTATAATATCCATATTATAGCTTCCATCCGGATAAGCTATGCTTTCGACTTGTTTATCGAGGACACTTTCCAGCAGGATTTTCGATTTTTGCATATCATTATACGCATCGAATCTGTCAATATTTGCCAAATTATAATGTAGATGCCCATGAGAACCAATTTCGACCAATTTTGAGTCAGATAACTGTTTTATTTCTTTCGTGCTTAAGAGTTCCCATAATTCAGATGGTATTTTTCTTATTTTATTAACTATATCGAACTTTGTACAAAGGTTCCCAAGAATACTATCGCGCTTCAATGCGCCCTGTTCTTTTAAAAATCCACTTAGATGAATTTGGGATGATTCCTCGACAAGGTTTGTGAATTTCAGATCATCAATTATGACCGTGTCCTGTTGATGAAAATATTTCAGACAAGCTAATGCGTCAGCCCAAAGGAAAGGATACGAATGCTCATCTATGCAAGCACTTGAAATAAAGAATGTGGCTTTAATCTTATATTTCTCTATAAGAGGCAACACGACCAGTAGATTATTCTTGTAACCATCGTCAAATGAAACAGTAATAGTCCTTCTAGTTGGCTTGAGGTTGTTCCGATAATAATGAAATGCTTCGTTTATACTAATCAATGCGAATTCTTTCGAAAGGTATCTTAATATTCGATCAAATTGCTCGACAGGTATATGTCTGGGTGAAAAGAAATTACCATTCCTGGATACCACACCATGGAACATAATATTTAAAATAGAATGTTTCGCAAAACTTCTCAATACCTTTTCCAATCCAAGATTGACAATAATTGGAAGAACAACATTTCGTGCTATTTTTTTAGAGATTTTCATTCAAGATAGGATTTAATCTCACTGATATTGGATGACGCCCATTTGATTTATAATAATTTTTTTATTTCAAACTATCCATTAAAATATTTCTGTATCCAACAGTCGCATGAAAGCCTTTTCTCTTTTATCAATAGCAAAATTCTCAACAATCCGTTTTCGAGCTTCACGCCCAAGTTTCTTTCGTTCTTTTTCTTCTAAATTAAGAAGATTTATTATTTCACTTTCAATTATGCTTTCATCCCGACGACTGATTATAACACCGCTTTTCCCGATAATAAAAGGAATTCCTCCGACCTTGGACCCAATTGGAATACATTCACATAGCATAGCCTCACATAATGAGTTGGGAAATCCCTCGGAAATTGATAATTGCAAATAGAATTCACATTCAGCCAGAAATCCTCTGATCTTTTCAGGAGACATTGAGTTATATAAAGTAAGATTTGAAGGAATCCCAATAAATTCATTTCTAATTTTAGGATCAATACCAATAATAATAAATTTATTTTCAGGAAACATCACAGTAAGTTGCATTATAAGATCAATTCCCTTAAGCTTAATCCCGGCTGAATTATTAATATAAGCCACAGTAATAAAAGTACCATGGTTCTTAACCTGAGTTGGATCCCTTTTCCAGAAAGTAATAT contains:
- a CDS encoding glycosyltransferase family 4 protein — encoded protein: MLKNKKIVYISPVQSTFVTKDINLLSGRFTLLNPKHPWNNKFLTPLVFIMQAFFLLRHQFSIKAIFIMFAGYWSLLPTLWGRLFNKPVYIILGGTECVSFPSIDYGSLRKPFLRMVIKWSFQYCKCLLPVDESQVKSENTYYEGVDSQTQGFKYFFPKLSTPYKVIHNGFDITFWKRDPTQVKNHGTFITVAYINNSAGIKLKGIDLIMQLTVMFPENKFIIIGIDPKIRNEFIGIPSNLTLYNSMSPEKIRGFLAECEFYLQLSISEGFPNSLCEAMLCECIPIGSKVGGIPFIIGKSGVIISRRDESIIESEIINLLNLEEKERKKLGREARKRIVENFAIDKREKAFMRLLDTEIF
- a CDS encoding polysaccharide deacetylase family protein → MKISKKIARNVVLPIIVNLGLEKVLRSFAKHSILNIMFHGVVSRNGNFFSPRHIPVEQFDRILRYLSKEFALISINEAFHYYRNNLKPTRRTITVSFDDGYKNNLLVVLPLIEKYKIKATFFISSACIDEHSYPFLWADALACLKYFHQQDTVIIDDLKFTNLVEESSQIHLSGFLKEQGALKRDSILGNLCTKFDIVNKIRKIPSELWELLSTKEIKQLSDSKLVEIGSHGHLHYNLANIDRFDAYNDMQKSKILLESVLDKQVESIAYPDGSYNMDIINMATEIGFTSQLAVNYLNESDRNDPRILNRHGISATTTFESNIFTLNKTFSKKGFS
- a CDS encoding GNAT family N-acetyltransferase — protein: MSEYFFKQINENSAAHIKQLYKRCFNLHKSIKEIRQKYATDLFGLRDIGFIAYDGKGKPGAYYGVFPITMTIDGNDYLVAQSGDTMTAPEHRKKGLFIDLAKKTYELAKEKNIQFIFGFPNDNSYPGFKIKLDWEFFGSMQDFKLFSKAVPLCEFVSKFRLLKPLYKIYCNLILSTSMLKLDEKIAGSFNHNLSSGLIKKDLNFFKYKSRNTYLIKVNDFIFFVKPETHLIIGDVVFFEEEMTDQFIQTMYSLAKKLGCKRIILSLSKNHWLYGFLKERLASTDELPVGFLRFNKDQPIDQISFTRADYDTF